One part of the Phragmites australis chromosome 3, lpPhrAust1.1, whole genome shotgun sequence genome encodes these proteins:
- the LOC133911356 gene encoding SKP1-like protein 21 isoform X2 → MSESELAVIKPEALKTYIWLQCFDGSIQQVEEEVAMFCPMICQEIVKNGTGPSKNHAIPLPERVNPASLSLILDYCRFHQVPGRSNKERKSFDEKFVRIDTERLCELTSAADSLQLKPLVDLTSRALARIIEGKTPEEIRDIFHLPDDLTEEEKLEPLKNINDDPRIRLLNRLYAKKRKELQERQKLKDVQVQEEQKDERSLDEILCFINGDGGSGGGKTAKSKKKNKRRKDSAKNPPKAYPEPVNKEGAGCVVPCKADNGNISILPCQSSDVPDDVEYAFEDADLDDGLDPAMKEELDREVEDFARRLNSVWPERMHFGQDNRIESHIGGNCSLQRFSGFNHR, encoded by the exons ATGTCGGAAAGCGAGTTAGCAGTAATAAAACCAGAG GCGTTGAAGACTTATATTTGGCTTCAGTGCTTTGATGGTTCCATACAGCaagtggaggaggaggttgcCATGTTCTGCCCTATGATATGTCAAGAAATAGTGAAAAACGGCACAGGGCCTTCCAAAAATCATGCTATTCCTCTCCCGGAAAGAGTTAATCCGGCAAGTTTGAGTTTGATTCTTGACTACTGTCGGTTTCATCAGGTCCCTGGACGTTCAAACAAG GAGAGGAAGTCATTTGATGAAAAATTTGTTAGGATAGACACAGAAAGGCTGTGCGAACTGACTTCTGCAGCAGACAGTCTACAGTTAAAGCCACTGGTTGATCTGACTAGTCGAGCGCTTGCTCGAATCATTGAAGGAAAGACACCTGAGGAAATTCGGGATATTTTTCATTTACCAGATGACTTAACAGAG GAAGAGAAATTGGAGCCCCTAAAAAATATAAACGATGATCCTAGGATTCGCTTATTGAATCGATTGTATGCAAAGAAACGGAAAGAGCTCCAGGAGCGCCAGAAGCTAAAG GATGTTCAAGTACAAGAAGAGCAAAAGGATGAGAGATCTTTGGATGAGATACTTTGTTTTATAAATGGGGATGGAG GTTCCGGAGGTGGAAAAACTGCCAAGAGtaagaaaaagaacaaaagaaggAAGGATAGTGCTAAGAATCCCCCAAAAGCTTACCCTGAACCTGTAAATAAG GAGGGAGCTGGCTGTGTGGTTCCATGCAAAGCGGATAATGGTAATATTTCTATACTTCCTTGCCAAAGTTCAGATGTGCCAGATGATGTTGAGTATGCCTTTGAAGATGCTGACCTTGATGATGGACTTGATCCTGCAatgaaagaagagcttgataG AGAAGTGGAGGACTTTGCCAGGAGGTTGAATTCGGTTTGGCCTGAAAGAATGCATTTTGGGCAGGACAACAGAATTGAATCACATATTGGTGGTAATTGTTCGCTGCAGAGATTTTCTG GGTTCAATCACAGGTGA
- the LOC133911356 gene encoding SKP1-like protein 21 isoform X1, which produces MSESELAVIKPEALKTYIWLQCFDGSIQQVEEEVAMFCPMICQEIVKNGTGPSKNHAIPLPERVNPASLSLILDYCRFHQVPGRSNKERKSFDEKFVRIDTERLCELTSAADSLQLKPLVDLTSRALARIIEGKTPEEIRDIFHLPDDLTEEEKLEPLKNINDDPRIRLLNRLYAKKRKELQERQKLKDVQVQEEQKDERSLDEILCFINGDGDDFLTGSGGGKTAKSKKKNKRRKDSAKNPPKAYPEPVNKEGAGCVVPCKADNGNISILPCQSSDVPDDVEYAFEDADLDDGLDPAMKEELDREVEDFARRLNSVWPERMHFGQDNRIESHIGGNCSLQRFSGFNHR; this is translated from the exons ATGTCGGAAAGCGAGTTAGCAGTAATAAAACCAGAG GCGTTGAAGACTTATATTTGGCTTCAGTGCTTTGATGGTTCCATACAGCaagtggaggaggaggttgcCATGTTCTGCCCTATGATATGTCAAGAAATAGTGAAAAACGGCACAGGGCCTTCCAAAAATCATGCTATTCCTCTCCCGGAAAGAGTTAATCCGGCAAGTTTGAGTTTGATTCTTGACTACTGTCGGTTTCATCAGGTCCCTGGACGTTCAAACAAG GAGAGGAAGTCATTTGATGAAAAATTTGTTAGGATAGACACAGAAAGGCTGTGCGAACTGACTTCTGCAGCAGACAGTCTACAGTTAAAGCCACTGGTTGATCTGACTAGTCGAGCGCTTGCTCGAATCATTGAAGGAAAGACACCTGAGGAAATTCGGGATATTTTTCATTTACCAGATGACTTAACAGAG GAAGAGAAATTGGAGCCCCTAAAAAATATAAACGATGATCCTAGGATTCGCTTATTGAATCGATTGTATGCAAAGAAACGGAAAGAGCTCCAGGAGCGCCAGAAGCTAAAG GATGTTCAAGTACAAGAAGAGCAAAAGGATGAGAGATCTTTGGATGAGATACTTTGTTTTATAAATGGGGATGGAG ATGACTTTTTGACAGGTTCCGGAGGTGGAAAAACTGCCAAGAGtaagaaaaagaacaaaagaaggAAGGATAGTGCTAAGAATCCCCCAAAAGCTTACCCTGAACCTGTAAATAAG GAGGGAGCTGGCTGTGTGGTTCCATGCAAAGCGGATAATGGTAATATTTCTATACTTCCTTGCCAAAGTTCAGATGTGCCAGATGATGTTGAGTATGCCTTTGAAGATGCTGACCTTGATGATGGACTTGATCCTGCAatgaaagaagagcttgataG AGAAGTGGAGGACTTTGCCAGGAGGTTGAATTCGGTTTGGCCTGAAAGAATGCATTTTGGGCAGGACAACAGAATTGAATCACATATTGGTGGTAATTGTTCGCTGCAGAGATTTTCTG GGTTCAATCACAGGTGA
- the LOC133911357 gene encoding major pollen allergen Cyn d 1-like, with protein sequence MASSSSSSSSSSQLAAVVALALLVGGAWCAPNVPPGPNITTTIDSKWLEAKGTWYGSNPAGFAPDDKGGACGYKDVDKPPFSGMTSCGNEPIFKDGLGCGSCFEIKCDKPAECSGEPVVVYITDMNYEHIARYHFDLAGKAFGAMAKKGQEEKLRKAGEIDMQFRRVKCEYPAGTKIAFHVEKGSNPNYLALLVKNVAGDGNIVEVDVKEKGSNEFLPMKHSWGTIWRLDTPKPLKGPLSIRLTAEGGGKLVEDDVIPADWKADTAYNSKLQFGG encoded by the coding sequence atggcctcctcctcctcctcctcctcctcctcctcgcagctggcggcggtggtggcactGGCGCTGCTGGTCGGCGGCGCGTGGTGCGCGCCCAACGTTCCCCCAGGCCCCAACATCACGACCACCATCGACAGCAAGTGGCTGGAAGCCAAGGGGACGTGGTACGGCTCCAATCCCGCGGGCTTTGCCCCTGACGACAAAGGTGGTGCGTGCGGCTACAAGGACGTGGACAAGCCTCCCTTCAGCGGCATGACATCGTGCGGCAACGAGCCCATCTTCAAGGACGGCCTCGGCTGCGGCTCCTGCTTCGAGATCAAGTGTGACAAGCCCGCCGAGTGCTCCGGCGAGCCGGTCGTCGTCTACATCACCGACATGAACTACGAGCACATCGCCAGATACCACTTCGACCTGGCCGGCAAGGCCTTCGGCGCCATGGCCAAGAAGGGCCAGGAGGAGAAGCTGCGCAAGGCGGGAGAGATCGACATGCAGTTCCGCCGCGTCAAGTGCGAGTACCCGGCGGGCACCAAGATCGCCTTCCACGTCGAGAAAGGCTCCAACCCCAACTACCTGGCGCTGCTCGTCAAGAACGTCGCCGGCGATGGCAACATCGTTGAGGTGGACGTCAAGGAGAAGGGCTCCAATGAGTTCCTGCCCATGAAGCACTCGTGGGGCACCATCTGGAGGCTCGACACCCCCAAGCCGCTCAAGGGCCCCTTGTCCATCCGCCTCACCGCCGAGGGAGGCGGCAAGCTCGTTGAGGACGACGTCATCCCCGCCGACTGGAAGGCAGATACCGCCTACAACTCCAAACTCCAGTTCGGGGGCTAA